From the Polaribacter gangjinensis genome, the window ATTTCCAGTTCTGCCAATGTTTACAATATTGTTATTAGCATACATCACTCCGTTTAAAAACGACAAAGTAAATGCTCTTGAAACAAATGGAATGTCTCCATTTCCAGAAGTCCTATGAATATCTACGTACCAAACATCGAAGTTAGAAACAACTTCCTCTAAACTTGGCTGATAATTATCAAAAGAATCTTGATAATACGTTGTACAGGCATTAAAAAACAAACTTGCGCTAACAAATACAAAAAGTAGTTTTAAAGTTCTCATAAGCCAATTATTTAAGGTTATAAAACATAAGTTTCAAATTGTATGCCAAAAAAAAAGCGAACCAAATTGGTTCGCTTTTCGTATTGTTTTTGTATGATTAGCTGTTCAATGCTTCTGCACCACCAACAATTTCTAAAATTTCGTTTGTAATGGCAGCTTGTCTTGCTTTGTTATACGTTAACAACAATTCATCACGCAAGTCTTTAGCGTTGTCTGTTGCTTTGTGCATTGCTGTCATTCTTGCTCCGTGTTCAGAAGCAAAACTATCTCTCAATGCTTTGTATAATTGTGTTTTTAACGCTTTCGGAATCAACGCTTCAACGATTTCTTCTTTTGATGGTTCAAAAATATAATCAGAATTTGAAGTTGTAGTTGCTGAAACTTCTACTGGTTTTATCGGCAAATATTGTTCAACTTGAGGAATTTGTGTAGCTGCATTTTTAAATTGATTGTACACCAATTCAATTTTGTCATAACTACCATCAACATACAGTTCCATCAACTTTTCAGCAATGATTGCAACATTGCTGAACGTTAAATCATCAAAAATATCATTTCTTCTTTCAATGATATTGTATGATTTTCCTAAAACATCTCCCCCTTTTTTTCCGATAGTTAACAAATCAACAGAAACATTGTTATATTTTTCTTTGATTGTTTTAACGGTTTCTTTAGTGATAGATGAATTAAAACCTCCACACAAACCTCTGTTTGATGTAACTACTACTAATAGCACTTTAGAAACTTCTCTTTGAGAAGCAAAAGCACCTCCTGAATCGCCATCTAAAGTTGCGCTTAAATTTTGCAATAGTTCTGTTAATTTCGATGAATATGGTCTCATCGCAACAATTGCATCTTGCGCCTTTTTTAACTTTGCAGCAGAAACCATCTTCATGGCAGATGTAATCTGCATAGTAGATTTGATAGAGGTAATTCTGTTACGTATTTCTTTTAAATTTGCCATTTCTAAGTTGTTAGTTATTAGTTTTTAGTTTTTAGCACTACTGTCCAAAAGCTGAAAGCTAACGTCTATTTTATGCAAAATGTTTTGAAATTTCTTTTGCAGCAGCTTCTAAAGTTGCAATTGCTTCGTTTGATAAATTTCCTGATTTTAAAACATCTAACACATCTCTATGTTTTGCATTTAAATAATCAATATAATCTCTTTCAAACTTTTTCACTTTATTTACTGGTACATCTTTCAACAAGTTTTTTGATCCTGCATAAATAATTGCAATTTGATCTTCAACTGCATACGGATCGTTTTGAGCTTGTTTTAAAATTTCCACATTACGTTGTCCTTTTGAAATCACACTCATTGTAGCAGCATCTAAATCAGAACCAAATTTTGCAAACGCTTCTAATTCACGATATTGAGCTTGGTCTAATTTTAATGTTCCTGATACTTTTTTCATAGATTTAATCTGTGCATTTCCTCCAACACGCGATACAGAAATACCTACGTTAATTGCAGGACGAACTCCTGAGTTGAATAAATCACCATCTAAGAAAATCTGTCCGTCAGTAATCGAAATTACGTTTGTTGGGATGTATGCTGATACGTCACCTGCTTGAGTTTCGATGATTGGTAAAGCTGTTAATGAACCTCCACCTTTTACGATTCCTTTGATAGATTCTGGTAAATCATTCATATCAGCAGCAATTTTATCATCATTGATAATTTTTGCAGCACGTTCTAATAATCTTGAGTGTAAGTAGAATACGTCACCAGGATATGCCTCACGCCCTGGTGGTCTTCTTAACAATAATGAAATTTCACGGTAAGCAACAGCTTGTTTTGATAAATCATCATAAATGATTAAAGCTGGTCTTCCTGAATCTCTGAAATATTCTCCAATAGCAGCTCCAGCAAATGGCGCATATACTTGCATTGCTGCAGGATCTGATGCATTTGCAGCTACAATTGTAGTATAAGCTAAAGCACCTTTTTCTTCTAACATATTTGCAATAGCAGCAACTGTTGATGCTTTTTGACCAATGGCAACATAGATACAATATACTGGTTTTCCAGCATCAAAAAATTCTTTTTGATTTAAAATTGTATCAATAGCTACAGTAGATTTTCCTGTTTGACGGTCACCAATAATCAACTCACGTTGACCTCTTCCTACTGGAATCATAGCATCAATAGACTTGATTCCTGTTTGTAAAGGTTCAGTTACTGGTTCTCTAAAGATAACTCCAGGAGCTCTTCTTTCTAAAGGCATTTCGTAGGTTTTTCCTGAAATAGGTCCTTTACCATCAATTGGATTTCCTAAAGTATCTACAACTCTTCCAACAATTCCTTCACCAACTTTTAAAGATGCGATTCTTTCAGTACGTTTTACAATAGAACCTTCTTTAATAGATGTTGAAGCTCCTAATAAAACGACACCTGCATTGTCTTCTTCAAGGTTTAAAACGATTCCTTCCAATCCGTTTTCGAACTCAACAAGTTCTCCATATTGAACATTTGAAAGCCCGTAAACACGAGCAATACCATCTCCTACTTGTAAAACAGATCCAACTTCATTTAAAGAAGCTTGCACTTTAAAGTTTGTTAGTTGTTCTTTTAAAATTGCTGATACTTCAGCTGGTTTAATACTTGCCATCTATTTTAATATTAGATATTAGAAATTAAAAGTTTAAAGTAAAATTACCTTTTGCTTTTAACATTTACCTTTTAACTTTACTTATATTTTTGGAATATAATGACTATTGTCAAATTCCTTTTTTAATTTATTTAAATGATTTGAAATACTTGCATCGTATTGTAAATCTCCAACACGTAATATAAATCCTCCTAAAATAGCTGGATTTACATGATTTTCTATAGAAGCTTCATGTCCTGTAAGTTTTAAAATCTTAGCCAATACTTGGTCTTCCAATTCTTTTGAAATAGGCACTGCAGTTGTAACTTTTGCAATTTCTATACTTTTTAGATAATCATAAATAATCGTGTATTGTTTTGCAACAGGATACAAAATATCTAAACGTTTGTTATCTACCAACAAATGAAAAACACCTAAAGTAAGTTCATTTACTTTATTTTCAAATAGTGTGTTTAACACATTTTGTTTTGCTTTTGCCTTGATAATAGGGCTTTTTAGCATTACTTCTAAATCGTGATTTTCAACAATTGTTGAAGCAACTAAAAGCATATCTTCATTTACTTTTGATTCAATTTTTGAATCTTTCGCTAAATCTAATATTGCTTTTGCATAACGTAATGCTGCTCTAGAATCTTTCATGCTCTAATTAGTTTAGCGTAACGTCTTTTAACAATCCTTCAACTAATTCAAGTTGATCTTTTTTAGAAGACAATTCTTTTTTAAGAATAGATTCTGCAATTCCGATAGATAATTCAGCAACATTTTTTTTGATTTCAGCCAACGCTGATTGCTTTTCATGTTCTATAGAAGCTTGAGCTTTTTCAATTAAACCAGCAGTTACTAGTTTTGCATCTTCTTTAGCATCAGCAATCATTTTATCTCTGATGTCTCTTGCTTCTTTCATCATTGCATCTCTTTCTGCTCTTGCTTCTTTGATTAATTTCTCATTATCTGCTTGCAGGTTTTGCATTTCCTTACGCGCATTTTCTGCAGCTGCTAAGGCATTTTCAATTCCTGATTCTCTTTCTTCCAAAGAATTTAAAATTGGTTTCCATGCAAATTTTACCATCAAAGCAATTAAAGCCAATAACAAAATAGTTACTACTGCAAATAATCCTGGTGAAAAATCGTTTAATAAAGTTTCCATTTTATAAACTTTTTATTTTTTTAATTTTTTGTGTTTAATTTTAAAAACAGGTTCTGTAACCAACCGTTACAGAACGCTATTTTTTGTTTTGAGTTGGATTATTTTCCTAAGAATAATGCACCAAATGCTAAACCTTCTAATAATGCAGCGATAATAATCATTGCTGTTTGGATTTTTCCAGTTGCTTCTGGTTGACGAGCAATACCTTCCATTGCTTTACCACCAATTTGACCTAAACCAATACCTGCTCCGATTACGATTAATCCTGCTCCAATTAAATTGTACATAATAAATGTATTTATATGAAATTAAACAAACTTGTATTAATGATGCTCAGCATGATCTTCTACAGCCATACCAATAAATAATGCTGAAAGCATTGTAAAGATATACGCTTGTAAAAACGCTACTAAAACCTCAATTAATGTTATAAAAAATGATAATACTAACGACAATCCTGTTGCACCAACAACCCCTAAAGATTCTTTTAAAGTGAACATAATTGCAATTAAGCTCATTACCACAATGTGACCTGCTGAAATATTTGCGAATAAACGCACTAATAATGAAAATGGTTTGATTAACAATGCACCTGCCAATTCAATAATTGCCAATACTGGACGAATTAAAACAGGAACTCCTGGCATCCAAATCATGTGCATCCAGTACCCTTTTGTTCCGCTTACAGAGTAAATAATCAATGTAAAAATTGCCAAACAAGCTGTAACTGCCAATTGACCAGTTACGTTAAATCCTAAAGGAGTTAAACCTGCCAAATTTAAAAACCAAATGAAAAAGAAAACTGTTAACAAATAACCTGTGAATCTTCTGTAATGTTTTTCACCAATATTTGGTCTAGCAATCTCATCACGAACATAAATTACTAAAGGCTCTAAAACTCTTGCAAAACCTGTTGGAATTTTTTGAGTTTTGTATTGTCTTGCCAAACTTGAAAACCAAAACAATAATAAAAATCCAATTAATAAAACACCTACAACACTTTTAGTGATTGAAAAATCCAACACTTTGTGTGCATTTGTTGCGTGATGCGTTTCATCAAAAGTTACTGAAGAAGCTCCTTTTTCTAATTCGTAAATTTTTGAGTGAATTTTCGCAAATTTCAATCCACCTTTTTCAACAATTACATGTCCATCATCATTGTGATGAAACTCTGATGACATAAAAGTAACCAAACCTTCACTTGTCCATAAAATTATTGGTAAAGGAAAACCAATATGTTTTCTTTCTCCTGCATCATTCGTATATGAGAACAATGAAAAATCGTGAGAATCTTTAATGTGGTGCAAAATATATGCCTCTACTTCTTCTTTCGTATTTACACGACCTCCA encodes:
- the atpG gene encoding ATP synthase F1 subunit gamma, which translates into the protein MANLKEIRNRITSIKSTMQITSAMKMVSAAKLKKAQDAIVAMRPYSSKLTELLQNLSATLDGDSGGAFASQREVSKVLLVVVTSNRGLCGGFNSSITKETVKTIKEKYNNVSVDLLTIGKKGGDVLGKSYNIIERRNDIFDDLTFSNVAIIAEKLMELYVDGSYDKIELVYNQFKNAATQIPQVEQYLPIKPVEVSATTTSNSDYIFEPSKEEIVEALIPKALKTQLYKALRDSFASEHGARMTAMHKATDNAKDLRDELLLTYNKARQAAITNEILEIVGGAEALNS
- the atpA gene encoding F0F1 ATP synthase subunit alpha; translated protein: MASIKPAEVSAILKEQLTNFKVQASLNEVGSVLQVGDGIARVYGLSNVQYGELVEFENGLEGIVLNLEEDNAGVVLLGASTSIKEGSIVKRTERIASLKVGEGIVGRVVDTLGNPIDGKGPISGKTYEMPLERRAPGVIFREPVTEPLQTGIKSIDAMIPVGRGQRELIIGDRQTGKSTVAIDTILNQKEFFDAGKPVYCIYVAIGQKASTVAAIANMLEEKGALAYTTIVAANASDPAAMQVYAPFAGAAIGEYFRDSGRPALIIYDDLSKQAVAYREISLLLRRPPGREAYPGDVFYLHSRLLERAAKIINDDKIAADMNDLPESIKGIVKGGGSLTALPIIETQAGDVSAYIPTNVISITDGQIFLDGDLFNSGVRPAINVGISVSRVGGNAQIKSMKKVSGTLKLDQAQYRELEAFAKFGSDLDAATMSVISKGQRNVEILKQAQNDPYAVEDQIAIIYAGSKNLLKDVPVNKVKKFERDYIDYLNAKHRDVLDVLKSGNLSNEAIATLEAAAKEISKHFA
- the atpH gene encoding ATP synthase F1 subunit delta codes for the protein MKDSRAALRYAKAILDLAKDSKIESKVNEDMLLVASTIVENHDLEVMLKSPIIKAKAKQNVLNTLFENKVNELTLGVFHLLVDNKRLDILYPVAKQYTIIYDYLKSIEIAKVTTAVPISKELEDQVLAKILKLTGHEASIENHVNPAILGGFILRVGDLQYDASISNHLNKLKKEFDNSHYIPKI
- a CDS encoding F0F1 ATP synthase subunit B produces the protein METLLNDFSPGLFAVVTILLLALIALMVKFAWKPILNSLEERESGIENALAAAENARKEMQNLQADNEKLIKEARAERDAMMKEARDIRDKMIADAKEDAKLVTAGLIEKAQASIEHEKQSALAEIKKNVAELSIGIAESILKKELSSKKDQLELVEGLLKDVTLN
- the atpE gene encoding ATP synthase F0 subunit C; this translates as MYNLIGAGLIVIGAGIGLGQIGGKAMEGIARQPEATGKIQTAMIIIAALLEGLAFGALFLGK
- the atpB gene encoding F0F1 ATP synthase subunit A; the protein is MKIAQKSIKFLFIAIIALFTSTGFATVSDKKHDDQNDGGRVNTKEEVEAYILHHIKDSHDFSLFSYTNDAGERKHIGFPLPIILWTSEGLVTFMSSEFHHNDDGHVIVEKGGLKFAKIHSKIYELEKGASSVTFDETHHATNAHKVLDFSITKSVVGVLLIGFLLLFWFSSLARQYKTQKIPTGFARVLEPLVIYVRDEIARPNIGEKHYRRFTGYLLTVFFFIWFLNLAGLTPLGFNVTGQLAVTACLAIFTLIIYSVSGTKGYWMHMIWMPGVPVLIRPVLAIIELAGALLIKPFSLLVRLFANISAGHIVVMSLIAIMFTLKESLGVVGATGLSLVLSFFITLIEVLVAFLQAYIFTMLSALFIGMAVEDHAEHH